The following are encoded together in the Kribbella sp. CA-293567 genome:
- a CDS encoding ClpP family protease produces MSNSYMIPNVISPHPRGERIMDVYSHLLTERIIYLGTAIDAGVANALIAQLLHLEASAPDQEINLYINCDGGDPTAMLAIYDTMQFVRSPIATVCVGQAIAAGAVLLAAGAPGRRAVLPHTRVVLHQPAARGQGTIPDLILQADELVRVRGQQEAILAAHTGQSIERLRHDTDRDHVLTAQAACDYGVADEVIQHRTAVATFPAAPALSA; encoded by the coding sequence ATGAGCAACAGCTACATGATTCCGAACGTGATCAGCCCGCACCCGCGCGGCGAGCGGATCATGGACGTGTACTCGCACCTGCTGACCGAACGCATCATCTACCTCGGGACGGCGATCGACGCCGGCGTCGCGAACGCCCTGATCGCCCAGCTGCTGCACCTGGAGGCGTCCGCGCCCGACCAGGAGATCAACCTCTACATCAACTGCGACGGCGGCGATCCGACCGCCATGCTGGCGATCTACGACACGATGCAGTTCGTCCGCAGCCCGATCGCGACCGTCTGCGTCGGCCAGGCGATCGCCGCGGGCGCAGTACTGCTGGCTGCCGGTGCCCCCGGCCGGCGGGCCGTCCTGCCGCACACCCGGGTCGTGCTGCACCAGCCGGCCGCTCGCGGTCAGGGCACCATCCCCGACCTGATCCTGCAGGCCGACGAGCTGGTCCGGGTCCGCGGTCAGCAGGAGGCGATCCTGGCCGCCCACACCGGGCAGTCGATCGAGCGCCTCCGCCACGACACCGACCGCGACCACGTCCTGACCGCGCAGGCCGCCTGCGACTACGGCGTCGCCGACGAGGTGATCCAGCATCGGACCGCGGTCGCGACCTTCCCGGCCGCACCCGCGCTGAGCGCCTGA
- a CDS encoding alpha/beta fold hydrolase has translation MTLSYQVTGDGPAVLLVHAGVCDSRMWARQVEDLRTDHRVITLDLRGFGRTPLEAGAKYADAGDVLGLLDELGVEETKVVGASYGGYVALQAASRQPERFSRLVLLSPPADDVVPTDDFRDFAAEEDRLLEAGDLDGATELNVRTSLGPEADDEARELVRVMQKHAFEVQLAAGDVDNDEWEVGGITAPVKLFTGAHELRFFAACAEHLSNILPAVEHTELPWAGHLPSLERPDETTALIRAALG, from the coding sequence GTGACTCTTTCTTATCAGGTGACCGGTGACGGGCCGGCGGTTTTGTTGGTGCACGCGGGGGTTTGTGATTCGCGGATGTGGGCCCGGCAGGTGGAGGATCTGCGGACCGATCATCGGGTGATCACGCTGGATCTGCGCGGGTTCGGCCGGACGCCGTTGGAGGCCGGGGCGAAGTACGCCGATGCCGGCGACGTGCTGGGGCTGCTCGACGAGCTGGGGGTCGAGGAGACGAAGGTGGTCGGGGCGTCGTACGGGGGCTATGTGGCGTTGCAGGCGGCGAGCCGGCAGCCGGAGCGGTTCAGCCGGTTGGTGCTGCTGTCGCCGCCTGCTGACGACGTCGTACCGACCGATGATTTCCGGGACTTCGCGGCCGAGGAGGACCGGCTGCTGGAGGCCGGTGACCTCGACGGGGCCACCGAGCTCAACGTGCGGACCTCGCTCGGGCCGGAGGCCGACGACGAGGCGCGCGAGCTGGTGCGGGTGATGCAGAAGCACGCGTTCGAGGTCCAACTGGCCGCTGGCGACGTCGACAACGACGAATGGGAGGTCGGCGGGATCACGGCGCCGGTCAAGCTCTTCACCGGTGCCCACGAACTACGGTTCTTCGCTGCCTGCGCAGAACATCTGAGCAACATCCTGCCCGCAGTGGAGCACACCGAGCTGCCCTGGGCCGGCCACCTGCCGTCGCTCGAACGACCCGACGAGACGACCGCGCTGATCCGCGCGGCGCTGGGCTGA
- a CDS encoding ClpP family protease codes for MADDTKPPMFNEQTRQALFRQRIVVLDGQLTDDNGTLLTTQLLTLAAEDPSTDISLWIHSIGGSVPSMLAIRDVIRLVPCDVSTLALGLACSAGQFLLSAGTPGKRFALRHARVLMHQGSAGIGGSAVEIEIQANDLRHIRDTVLALIAEDTGQPIETVFDDSLHDRWYTAEEARTYGFVDHIVETFDQVMPRQPAQSGAPR; via the coding sequence ATGGCGGATGACACGAAACCTCCCATGTTCAACGAGCAGACGCGGCAGGCGTTGTTCCGGCAGCGGATCGTCGTACTGGACGGCCAGCTGACCGACGACAACGGCACTCTGCTCACCACCCAGCTCCTCACCCTCGCGGCCGAGGACCCGTCGACCGACATCTCGTTGTGGATCCACTCGATCGGCGGGTCCGTGCCTTCCATGCTGGCGATCCGGGACGTCATCCGGCTGGTGCCGTGTGACGTCTCGACGCTGGCGCTCGGACTGGCCTGCAGCGCGGGCCAGTTCCTGCTCTCCGCCGGTACGCCGGGCAAGCGCTTCGCGCTCCGGCACGCGCGGGTCCTGATGCACCAGGGGTCGGCCGGGATCGGCGGATCGGCGGTGGAGATCGAGATCCAGGCGAACGACCTGCGGCACATCCGCGACACCGTGCTCGCCCTGATCGCCGAGGACACCGGGCAGCCGATCGAGACCGTCTTCGACGACTCGCTGCACGACCGCTGGTACACCGCCGAGGAGGCCCGCACCTACGGCTTCGTCGACCACATCGTCGAGACGTTCGACCAGGTGATGCCCCGGCAGCCCGCACAGTCAGGAGCACCCCGATGA
- a CDS encoding ATP-binding protein — translation MTQPAATAPPGGSPTTGGPVGGSYAQGPQYGAPYGGPGAQPPPGNEPPPVRRAYRRTDSRVLSGVAGGIADHLNVSDTVVRLFFIGTTVFGGFGVLIYAALWFLMPLEVPTGPNAPGLAAAARAGMRPETPVPPLASEKKERRKEKSRGQLTALAVVAVGVLLLLNVAGLGVAGKMFWPLVFAGTGLALIWRQADEGQRNAWIGKTPTLGALFGKGAWKSVIRVVVGLVLIGTAITVFLVQNGRLSMVGDVLVALLLAVVGIGVIAGPWVHRLSRDLNNERGERIRSQERADMAAHLHDSVLQTLALIQKQASDPRAVVRLARAQERDLRSWLYDEDDKTDQTLAGATKRAAAEVEDSHGVPVEVVTVGDCDLTEELSAMVRAARESMVNAAKHSGADKIDVFVEVDGDRAEMFVRDRGNGFDTDGVPEDRLGLRHSVMGRMERHGGRATVRSNPETGTEVRLEMDR, via the coding sequence ATGACACAACCAGCTGCCACCGCGCCTCCGGGCGGGTCCCCGACGACCGGGGGTCCGGTCGGTGGTTCGTACGCCCAGGGACCGCAGTACGGCGCGCCGTACGGGGGGCCCGGTGCCCAGCCTCCGCCCGGGAACGAGCCGCCGCCGGTGCGGCGCGCGTACCGGCGTACCGACAGCCGGGTGCTGAGTGGGGTGGCGGGTGGTATCGCCGACCACCTGAACGTCTCCGACACCGTGGTACGGCTGTTCTTCATCGGTACGACGGTGTTCGGCGGCTTCGGCGTACTGATCTATGCGGCGCTGTGGTTCCTGATGCCGCTGGAGGTGCCTACCGGTCCCAACGCGCCGGGCCTGGCCGCGGCGGCCCGGGCCGGCATGCGGCCGGAGACACCGGTGCCACCGCTCGCCTCCGAGAAGAAGGAACGCCGCAAGGAGAAGAGCCGCGGTCAGCTGACCGCGCTCGCCGTGGTGGCCGTCGGCGTACTGCTGCTGCTCAACGTGGCCGGCCTCGGGGTGGCCGGCAAGATGTTCTGGCCGCTGGTGTTCGCCGGTACCGGTCTGGCGCTGATCTGGCGGCAGGCCGACGAGGGCCAGCGCAACGCATGGATCGGCAAGACCCCGACGCTCGGCGCGTTGTTCGGCAAGGGGGCCTGGAAGTCGGTCATCCGGGTGGTGGTCGGGCTGGTTCTGATCGGGACCGCGATCACCGTGTTCCTGGTGCAGAACGGCCGGCTCTCGATGGTCGGCGACGTCCTGGTCGCGCTGCTGCTCGCGGTGGTCGGCATCGGCGTCATCGCGGGACCGTGGGTGCACCGGCTCAGCCGCGACCTCAACAACGAGCGTGGTGAGCGGATCCGGTCGCAGGAGCGGGCCGACATGGCCGCGCACCTGCACGACTCGGTCCTGCAGACGTTGGCGCTGATCCAGAAGCAGGCGAGCGACCCGCGGGCCGTCGTACGGCTGGCCCGGGCGCAGGAGCGCGACCTGCGGTCCTGGCTGTACGACGAGGACGACAAGACCGACCAGACCCTGGCCGGGGCCACCAAGCGGGCTGCCGCCGAGGTGGAGGACTCCCACGGCGTACCGGTCGAGGTGGTGACCGTCGGCGACTGCGACCTGACCGAGGAACTGTCGGCGATGGTCCGGGCGGCGCGCGAGTCGATGGTGAACGCCGCGAAACACTCCGGAGCTGACAAGATCGACGTGTTCGTGGAGGTGGACGGGGACCGGGCCGAGATGTTCGTCCGGGACCGCGGCAACGGCTTCGACACCGACGGGGTACCGGAGGACCGGCTGGGGCTGCGGCACAGCGTGATGGGCAGGATGGAACGGCACGGCGGCCGCGCAACGGTGCGGTCGAACCCGGAGACAGGCACCGAAGTGCGACTGGAGATGGACAGATGA
- a CDS encoding aminopeptidase C, translating to MERNLTTEQLGLFEKEFASNPQYRVMQNAVTETPISKIALDRQVVTSIDHSVSNLLDDWKVTNQKKSGRCWLFAGLNLFRAGAAEKLGVKDFEFSQNYLLFWDKFERANFFLEAMIETAGRDVDDRTVAHLLSDPIGDGGQWNMFVALVRKHGLVPKSAMPETESSSATAQLNDSLRKLLRQGARDLRKLAGSGEEAQRAHKRELLTTIHRVLSIHLGTPPQKFLWQWKDNDKGFHRDGWTTPAEFAAAYVTLPVEEYVCIVHDPRESSPAGKTFTVDYLGNVIDAPPVVYLNVEIDLMKQLTQDAIVGGEPVWFGCDVGKQMSADLGYWDAGLYDFGAVYDTEFSLDKAERLLHHETLMTHAMLFTGVDLVDGKPRRWRVENSWGDEKADNGFWTMNDSWFAEHVFEIAVRKSSLPAELQARFDEAPIVLPAWDPMGALAD from the coding sequence ATGGAGCGGAATCTCACCACCGAACAGCTGGGGCTCTTCGAGAAGGAGTTCGCGTCGAACCCGCAGTACCGGGTGATGCAGAACGCCGTCACGGAAACGCCGATCAGCAAGATCGCCCTGGATCGCCAGGTCGTCACCTCGATCGACCATTCCGTGTCGAACCTGCTGGACGACTGGAAAGTGACGAACCAGAAGAAGAGCGGCCGGTGCTGGCTGTTCGCCGGGCTGAACCTCTTCCGGGCCGGCGCCGCCGAGAAGCTCGGCGTGAAGGACTTCGAGTTCTCGCAGAACTACCTGCTGTTCTGGGACAAGTTCGAGCGGGCCAACTTCTTCCTCGAGGCGATGATCGAGACCGCCGGCCGCGACGTCGACGACCGGACGGTGGCGCACCTGCTGTCCGACCCGATCGGTGACGGCGGCCAGTGGAACATGTTCGTCGCGCTGGTCCGCAAGCACGGCCTGGTGCCGAAGTCGGCGATGCCCGAGACCGAGAGCTCCTCGGCGACCGCGCAACTGAACGACTCGCTGCGCAAGCTGCTGCGACAGGGCGCCCGTGACCTGCGCAAGCTGGCCGGCTCCGGCGAGGAGGCGCAGCGGGCGCACAAGCGCGAGCTGCTGACCACGATCCACCGGGTGCTGAGCATCCACCTCGGGACGCCGCCGCAGAAGTTCCTGTGGCAGTGGAAGGACAACGACAAGGGCTTCCACCGCGACGGCTGGACCACCCCGGCCGAGTTCGCGGCGGCGTACGTGACGTTGCCGGTCGAGGAGTACGTCTGCATCGTGCACGACCCGCGGGAGTCGAGCCCGGCCGGCAAGACCTTCACCGTCGACTACCTGGGCAACGTCATCGACGCGCCGCCGGTGGTCTACCTGAACGTCGAGATCGACCTGATGAAGCAGCTCACCCAGGACGCCATCGTCGGCGGTGAGCCAGTCTGGTTCGGCTGTGACGTCGGCAAGCAGATGTCGGCCGACCTCGGCTACTGGGACGCCGGTCTGTACGACTTCGGCGCGGTCTACGACACCGAGTTCAGCCTGGACAAGGCCGAGCGGCTGCTGCACCACGAGACGTTGATGACACACGCGATGCTGTTCACCGGTGTCGACCTGGTCGACGGCAAGCCGCGGCGCTGGCGGGTCGAGAACAGCTGGGGCGACGAGAAGGCCGACAACGGCTTCTGGACGATGAACGACTCGTGGTTCGCCGAGCACGTCTTCGAGATCGCGGTCCGCAAGTCGTCGCTGCCGGCCGAGCTGCAGGCGCGGTTCGACGAGGCTCCGATCGTGCTCCCGGCCTGGGACCCGATGGGCGCGCTCGCCGACTGA
- a CDS encoding response regulator has translation MTQRRVVVIDDHDMFRSGVRSEIGASVEIVGEGADVESAVKAIVAAEPDVVLLDVHLPGGGGIEVMKQVHQRHPEIKFLALSVSDAAEDVIGVIRAGARGYVTKNISGTELVDAIGRVADGDAVFSPRLAGFVLDAFSGAIDIASVDEDLDRLSQREREVLRLIARGYAYKEVARELFISVKTVETHVSSVLRKLQLSNRHELTRWATDRRLV, from the coding sequence ATGACGCAGAGGCGAGTGGTGGTCATCGACGACCACGACATGTTCCGGTCAGGCGTGCGCAGCGAGATCGGCGCCTCGGTCGAGATCGTCGGCGAGGGCGCCGACGTGGAGTCGGCGGTGAAGGCGATCGTCGCGGCCGAACCGGACGTGGTGCTGCTCGACGTCCACCTGCCCGGCGGCGGTGGGATCGAGGTGATGAAGCAGGTGCACCAGCGGCACCCGGAGATCAAGTTCCTGGCGCTGTCGGTCTCCGACGCGGCCGAGGACGTGATCGGCGTGATCCGGGCCGGCGCCCGCGGCTACGTCACCAAGAACATCTCCGGGACCGAACTGGTCGACGCGATCGGCCGGGTTGCCGACGGCGACGCCGTCTTCTCGCCCCGGCTGGCCGGTTTCGTCCTGGACGCCTTCTCCGGCGCGATCGACATCGCCTCGGTCGACGAGGACCTGGACCGGCTCTCCCAGCGCGAACGCGAGGTACTCCGGCTGATCGCCCGCGGCTACGCGTACAAGGAAGTGGCCCGTGAGCTGTTCATCTCGGTGAAGACCGTCGAGACCCACGTCTCCTCGGTACTCCGCAAGCTCCAGCTCTCCAACCGCCACGAACTGACCCGCTGGGCCACCGACCGCCGCCTGGTCTGA
- the rpmF gene encoding 50S ribosomal protein L32 — protein sequence MAVPKRKMSRSNTRNRRAQWKAAAVELVPITVNGKQLRVPRRLVRAYQLGLIE from the coding sequence ATGGCGGTACCGAAGCGCAAGATGTCGCGGTCGAACACCCGCAACCGGCGGGCGCAGTGGAAGGCGGCGGCGGTGGAGCTGGTGCCGATCACCGTGAACGGCAAGCAGCTGCGGGTACCGCGGCGGCTGGTCCGGGCCTACCAGCTCGGCCTGATCGAGTGA
- a CDS encoding PIG-L deacetylase family protein — translation MTVPAAKPRPDSEIERILVVSAHPDDVDFGAAGTIALWTRAGIEVSYCLVTDGQAGGFEPDRDRASMPAVRRAEQTIAAKEVGVHDLHFLGYEDGCLEPTQDVVRDISRVIRQVRPQRLVCQSPERNWSRLPASHPDHLAAGEATVRAFFPAAGNPFAYPELTEAAWTVNELWLIAHPEANHYVDITETIDRKLAAVLAHTSQHANPEALTTRLHSLFRQLATTAGYPENHYAEAFTVVTT, via the coding sequence GTGACCGTTCCTGCCGCGAAGCCCCGTCCCGACTCCGAGATCGAGCGCATTCTGGTGGTGTCCGCGCACCCGGACGACGTCGACTTCGGCGCCGCGGGCACCATCGCGCTGTGGACCCGGGCGGGGATCGAGGTCAGCTACTGCCTGGTGACCGACGGCCAGGCCGGCGGGTTCGAGCCCGATCGCGACCGGGCCTCGATGCCCGCCGTGCGCCGGGCGGAGCAGACGATCGCGGCCAAGGAGGTCGGCGTCCACGACCTGCACTTCCTGGGCTACGAGGACGGCTGTCTCGAGCCCACCCAGGACGTCGTCCGCGACATCTCCCGGGTGATCCGCCAGGTCCGGCCACAGCGCCTGGTCTGCCAGTCACCCGAGCGGAACTGGTCCCGCCTGCCGGCCTCCCACCCCGACCACCTGGCCGCCGGCGAGGCCACCGTCCGCGCCTTCTTCCCGGCCGCGGGCAACCCCTTCGCGTACCCCGAACTGACCGAAGCGGCCTGGACCGTCAACGAGCTCTGGCTGATCGCCCACCCGGAGGCCAACCACTACGTCGACATCACCGAGACGATCGACCGGAAGCTCGCCGCCGTACTGGCCCACACCAGCCAGCACGCGAACCCCGAAGCCCTGACCACCCGCCTGCACAGCCTGTTCCGTCAACTCGCCACCACGGCCGGCTACCCCGAGAACCACTACGCCGAAGCCTTCACCGTCGTCACCACCTGA
- the rpsR gene encoding 30S ribosomal protein S18 has translation MARREKPATGRKPKQNPLHQVESVDYLDTALLRKFISDRGKIRSRRVTGLTVQQQKQVARAIKNAREMALLPYTSTTR, from the coding sequence ATGGCACGACGCGAGAAGCCGGCGACCGGACGCAAGCCGAAGCAGAACCCGCTCCACCAGGTCGAGTCCGTCGACTACTTGGACACCGCCCTGCTCCGCAAGTTCATCTCCGACCGCGGCAAGATCCGCTCCCGCCGCGTCACCGGACTGACCGTGCAGCAACAGAAGCAGGTCGCCCGAGCCATCAAGAACGCCCGCGAGATGGCCCTGCTCCCCTACACCTCCACCACCCGCTGA